CGGGTGCGCGGAACAGACCGACGTCACGCCGATCCGCTCACCGGCCTTGTGCCGAAGCACCATCTCTAGAATCGCTTGCACATCGGCTCCTTCTGGGAACGGCTGTATCTTATTATAATGGGAAAAACAACGAAACGAAATATAACGAAACTATTTTGTTTCGGCAATTGCATCCGGATCCTTGGCATCGGGCTCGATCGCCAACAACAGCGACGCGACGAGCGCAAGGAGGATGCCGACGGTCTTGAGCGGCCCGGGCACGACGCCCAGGATCACCAACGACAGCAAGGCGGTGGCAAGCGGCGCGCCGGCATTGGCAAGCGGGGCGACGATGATCGCCTTGCCGTAACGGAACGCGAAGACCAGGGTCAGCGCGCCAATCGCGTTGAGCAGCTGGATCAGCGCGGCGAGCCACGGACCGTCCAGCCCCCAGTTGATCGGTCGTGCGAAGTCGGTCATCGCCCAGGCGACCGGGATCAGCACCAGCCCGGACAGCATCATATAGACGAAGATGCTTTCGCCCGACATGACGTGGTTGGCCGCCTTCATGAAATAGGCTTGCACGCCCCAGCACAGCATCACGACCATCGCCGGGATGAGCCAGGCCGACGAAGCGCCGCCGCCGCTGCCCGGCGCAAAGTCGAAGGTTGGCAGCGCGAGCAGCGCGAGCAGGATGCCAAGCGTGCCGAGCCGCCCGGTGCGTTCGCGCATCAGCACGAACGACAACGCGATCGTCACGATCGGCGACAGCGAGATGATCGGGAAGATGAGATAGGCCGGCCCGCGCGCGACGGCGTAGAACAATACCATCTGCCCGCCCGCGCCAAGCAACCCGATCGCCAGACCATAGCCGATCGCGCGCGGCGAGATGTCGAGCTTCCAGCCGGCCAGCCCCAGCACGACCAACGCAGGCGGAATCATCGTCAGCGCCCAGACGCAATAAACCAGGGTTTCGGGAAAGCCATGCTGCGGGGACAGGCCGGAAAAAGCGCCCCATACGCCCCACAGAATG
This portion of the Sphingomonas sp. So64.6b genome encodes:
- a CDS encoding DMT family transporter, which produces MTGMVAPSSRAWLFNALVTVILWGVWGAFSGLSPQHGFPETLVYCVWALTMIPPALVVLGLAGWKLDISPRAIGYGLAIGLLGAGGQMVLFYAVARGPAYLIFPIISLSPIVTIALSFVLMRERTGRLGTLGILLALLALPTFDFAPGSGGGASSAWLIPAMVVMLCWGVQAYFMKAANHVMSGESIFVYMMLSGLVLIPVAWAMTDFARPINWGLDGPWLAALIQLLNAIGALTLVFAFRYGKAIIVAPLANAGAPLATALLSLVILGVVPGPLKTVGILLALVASLLLAIEPDAKDPDAIAETK